The following proteins come from a genomic window of Vidua chalybeata isolate OUT-0048 chromosome 2, bVidCha1 merged haplotype, whole genome shotgun sequence:
- the LOC128784769 gene encoding claudin-8-like: MARCVLHIAGLILGGVGMVGTLAATAMPQWRVSAYVDGNIVVFETVWEGLWMDCISQLGLRLQCKFYDSVLALPPPLEAFRALMCLAAALAVAAFLAAIAGVTYTPRGKRGPGAVSTFVLAAGAAFLLTGTLVLIPVSWTGGSIVRDFYDPEVPVPLKRELGAALYVGWGSAALLLAAGAMHCHCWCGAGAATGPGHPRLARPAPGVHAYV; encoded by the coding sequence ATGGCGCGCTGCGTGCTGCACATCGCCGGGCTGATTCTCGGCGGCGTGGGCATGGTGGGCACCCTGGCGGCCACGGCCATGCCCCAGTGGAGGGTGTCGGCCTACGTGGACGGCAACATCGTGGTGTTCGAGACCGTCTGGGAGGGGCTGTGGATGGACTGCATCAGCCAGCTGGGCCTCAGGCTGCAGTGCAAGTTCTACGACTCGGTGCtggcgctgccgccgccgctggAGGCCTTCCGGGCCCTCATGTGCCTGGCCGCGGCGCTGGCCGTCGCGGCCTTCCTCGCCGCCATCGCGGGGGTCACGTACACCCCGCGCGGCAAGCGGGGCCCCGGGGCCGTCAGCACCTTCGTCCTGGCCGCCGGGGCTGCCTTCCTGCTCACGGGCACGCTGGTGCTGATCCCGGTCTCCTGGACCGGGGGCAGCATCGTCCGGGACTTCTACGACCCCGAGGTGCCGGTGCCGCTGAAGCGGGAGCTGGGCGCTGCCCTGTACgtgggctggggcagcgctgccctgctgctggccgcGGGGGCCATGCACTGCCACTGCTGGTGCGGGGCTGGCGCGGCCACCGGCCCCGGCCACCCGCGGCTGGCCCGGCCGGCGCCGGGCGTCCATGCCTACGTGTAG
- the LOC128784080 gene encoding uncharacterized protein LOC128784080, which yields MVLTVLARVLHLALCLFPHMESYLSAAMLLLRPGNGVKIALLVYYACCMITSEAVNIIHNIHSVLFACPGLGCYIWVLFNNRTQPLGERVESGFFQPFRPDTAVFENIDLSLGVKDGLIFLLVLLCLLSVACSLYTTLSHRAVLRVLRRRLEEEERTEPAGTTSAQPAPEGRGTQSTATGTTSAQPAPEGKGAKSRETGTTSAQPAPEGKGTQSRETGTTSAQPAPEGRGTQRAVSASTQTVTEPGQPEPAAAAPVQKKKSKSKSMHTVTDEELAGPSHPAEEPEPGVITLSVSPDLWRELAPQSNESILAWLLRLWDARASDTPVDRSEARQLGSLCWDVVYAQGTRRTQEPLSLWW from the coding sequence ATGGTGCTCACCGTGCTTGCACGGGTCTTGCACCTTGCTCTCTGTCTTTTTCCACACATGGAGAGCTACCTGTCTGCTGCAATGCTCCTGTTGAGACCAGGGAATGGTGTGAAAATTGCTTTGTTGGTGTATTATGCCTGTTGCATGATAACCTCTGAGGCAGTGAACATCATTCATAATATAcattcagttttgtttgcttgtccTGGTCTGGGCTGCTACATCTGGGTCCTCTTCAACAATCGcacccagcccctgggggaAAGAGTAGAGAGTGGTTTCTTCCAGCCTTTCAGACCTGacacagcagtttttgaaaatattgatCTCTCTCTGGGTGTCAAAGATGGCTTAATCTTCTTGTTAGTTCTGCTTTGTCTCCTCTCTGTAGCCTGCAGCCTCTACACCACGCTTAgccacagagcagtgctgcGTGTGCTTCGGCGGCGTCtcgaggaggaggagaggacagAGCCAGCAGGCACCACGTCTGCACAGCCTGCCCCAGAGGGAAGAGGAACCCAAAGCACAGCAACAGGCACCACGTCTGCACAGCCTGCcccagagggaaaaggagcCAAAAGCAGGGAAACAGGCACCACATCTGCACAGCCTGCCCCAGAGGGAAAAGGAACCCAAAGCAGGGAAACAGGCACCACATCTGCACAGCCTGCCCCAGAGGGAAGAGGAACCCAAAGGGCAGTCAGTGCTTCCACACAGACCGTCACCGAGCCAGGACAGCccgagccagcagcagctgcccctgttcagaagaagaaatccaaGAGCAAATCCATGCACACAGTGACTGATGAGGAGCTGGCTGGACCCTCACACCCAGCAGAAGAGCCAGAGCCAGGGGTCATCActctctctgtgtccccagacCTGTGGAGGGAGCTCGCCCCCCAGAGCAACGAGTCCatcctggcctggctgctccGCCTCTGGGACGCCAGAGCCAGTGACACCCCTGTGGACAGGAGTGAGGCCAGGCAGCTGggatccctgtgctgggacGTGGTCTATGCCCAGGGCACCAGGAGAACCCAGGAACCTCTCAGCCTCTGGTGGTGA